The DNA window CTGGGCACCCGTGCACCACAATTCACTTTACCGAATACCAACCCCATTGTCCCCGCGAAACGAGTCTCGCTGACTGATTTTGAACGATCTCGCGCAATCGTGATTGCGTTCATATGCAATCATTGCCCCTATGTGGTTCACATAAAGACAGCACTGTCCGATTTTGCGCGCGAATACGCGGACAAGGGTATCTCAGTGATCGCAATCAGCGCGAATGATGTAGTCTCGCATCCTCAGGACGGGCCGGAACAGATGGGTTCGGATGCGGTCAGATACGACTACATCTTTCCTTATCTCTACGATGAGACTCAGGAAGTCGCAAAAGCTTACGACGCAGCCTGCACGCCGGACATATACCTGTTTGGTCCGGATCTGAGGCTGGTCTATCGGGGACAGTTCGACAGCAGTCGCCCTGGCAATCAGATTCCGGTTACAGGTGAGGATCTGAGAAACGCCGCCGATGCGTTGTTGGCAGGTGCGGCGATATCATCGAAACAGGTTCCGAGCGTAGGTTGCAATATTAAGTGGAGAAACCCGGATTGATGGTCGGGTACTGACTCAGTGGCGAATGCCAAGCAGTCGACGGGCTAACGAATCAGTCCGAGTGGATAATGGGAAAGTGCGATGGAA is part of the Acidiferrobacterales bacterium genome and encodes:
- a CDS encoding thioredoxin family protein encodes the protein MAETASNMLELGTRAPQFTLPNTNPIVPAKRVSLTDFERSRAIVIAFICNHCPYVVHIKTALSDFAREYADKGISVIAISANDVVSHPQDGPEQMGSDAVRYDYIFPYLYDETQEVAKAYDAACTPDIYLFGPDLRLVYRGQFDSSRPGNQIPVTGEDLRNAADALLAGAAISSKQVPSVGCNIKWRNPD